The Methanolobus sp. WCC4 genome includes the window AATGGACAGACTAACACTATCCAGAGCACGTTTTTCAAGAGAAGTACCCCTGTTATAACAGAAGCACAGGTCCCTCACTTCAATTGACATAGTGCCTCCCTGAGCTCATCCCTTGAAAGAGGGAAGGATGTAGCATCGTCTGGAATGAATCCTGAATCCCTGAGCTTCCGTGCCAACCTTATAACAGGAGGAAGGTCAAAGTCGAACTCTTCAGGATCGGCATTGCTCAGTATATCACGTGGAACTCCATCATGCCTGATACGACCATTTTCCATTACGATCAGGCGATCTGCATGTACCAGCTCTTCAAACCGATGGGTCACATATACGATGGTTGTTCCCTTCTCATGCAAACTTTCTATCAGGGACAGAATATCCTTACGTGAGCATGGGTCCAGCATGGAAGTGACCTCATCGAACAGTATTATATCAGGCTCCATGGCAAGAACAGATGCCAGTGCAACCTTCTGCTTCTGGCCTCCGCTTAAGGAACGCGGAGTATGATACCTATGATCCTGCATACCTACCGCTTGAAGCGACCTGTCAACACGGTCACGGATATCCTGCTGTGGAAGACCAAGGTTCTCAGGACCAAATGCAATATCCTCTTCCACTGTCATCCCTATGAACTGGGAACCGGGGTCCTGGAATACCATACCTGCCATCTGACGTATGTCGATCAGTGATGATTGGTCTGTGGTATCCATACCATTCACTACCACCGAACCCCCGGCAGGAAGGAGAAGACCATTCATATGACGCAGCAGGGATGATTTACCGGAACCGTTCTTTCCTGTTATGGCTACGAACTCGCCCTCGTGTATATCAACGGACAGGGAATCTATTGCCAGTGTACCATCGGGGTACCGGTATGTCAGGTCCTTTATGCTGATCATGATGTTTCTATCATATAGAGTATCTTGAGGTAATTATGGCTGCTGCCAGCAATTTAAGTATTGATCCGGGAATGAATGGTATCAGGCCAAGTGCCAGAGCCTCGGAAAGACCAAGACTTGCAACGTTCATTAGCTGTAATATGCCCAGCAGGTAGATCACAGCGAGCCCTGCAAACATGAAAAGTGCATTCATGTGGATCTTTTCCCTGCCATACCTGTCACAGAGATAACCGATCACCAAAGCACCGACCGCAAATCCGATGAGATAACCACCGGTAGGTCCGAAGAACATACCAAGACCGGAACTTCCTCCTGAGAATACAGGCAATCCTGCTATACCCAGAAGCAGATATACGATCACACTTATCGTCCCCCACCTAGCACCAAGCATAGCCCCTGCCAGAAGAATGAAGAAAGTCTGGAGTGTGATAGGAACAGGACTGATGGGAACAGGTATTTTGATATAGGCACCCACTGCAATCATTGCAGCGAACATCGATGCATACACCATTTTTCTGATATTGTCATTCTGAGAATTGATATTGTCAACCATATTGAATTGGAGTAGTTTACAAATTATATAACCCTTATGCAAAGAACAGGTTGAAGAATGATCAAAAAAAGATAATAGTGTGCAGGAAAGACCTGCACTAAAAAGGATCTTACATATCCATATCAGGCTGTGGCATACCTGGTGGCATTGCGCCGCCTCTGCCGGTTGCAGCCACAACATCATCGATCCTGAGGATCATGACAGTTGCTTCGGTTGCTGCGTTGATAGCCTGGGTCTTTATCCTGAGTGGTTCAAGGACATTGTTCTCGTACATGTCAACAACCTTTCCGGTGTAGACATCGAGACCCATGTTCTTGTTGCCCTGCTCGTGCTGTGCACGGAGGTCAATGAGCTTGTCTATTGGATCAAGACCTGCATTCTCTGCGAGTGTCTGTGGGATGATCTCAAGTGCTTCTGCGAACTTAGCGACTGCGAGCTGTTCCCTGCCCTTGAGGGTTGCTGCGTAGTCCCTGAGCCTGAGTGCAAGCTCGATCTCTGGAGATCCGCCACCTGCTACGATCTTCTTGTCCTCAAGTGCTACACCGATGACACAGAGTGCATCGTTAAGTGCGCGCTTAAGACTGTCGACGATGTGTGATGTACCGCCGTGGAGAATGAGAGATGCTGTTTTCTGCTCTTTGCAGCCGAGGAAGAAGGTCATCTTTGAACCGTGAAGTTCCTGCTCTTCTACGATCTCTGCCTCACCAAGGTCCTCTGGCCTGATGTCAGCTGCATCCTGGAACAGGGTTGCTCCTGTTGCCTTTGAGATCTTCTTGAGGTCGCTCTTTGTGATCCTTCTGCATGCGTAGATGCCAGCCTTCTCAAGATAGTACTGTGCAAGGTCGTCAATTCCCTTCTGACAGAATACTACGTTAGCACCACTTGCAACGATCTTGTCAACCATTTCCTTGACCATTTTCTCTTCCTGCTCTACGAAGAGGTTCATCTGGTCAGGTGAGGTGATCTTGATCTCTGCACCCTTCTCGATCTTCTGGAACTCGATAGCAAAGCTTGCAAGAAGGATCTTTGCATTCTCTACCTTCTTTGGCATGTTTGGCCTTACCCTTTCCTTGTCGATGACAAGACCTTTGATAAGTTCTGTATCAAGGATGCTGCCGCCTTCACGCTTCTCGATGGTGATATCCTCTACATCTACCTTGAGGTCACCATTGCTCTCCTCCACAACTGAAAGGACTGCATCAAGGGTCTTCTCTGCAAGGAAATCCTTGTATTCGCCTGCTGCTTTGCCTGTAAGAGCGGTCTTTGCCAGCTTCATCAGGGTCTCTCTGTCATCAGTGGACACGTCGATGGTAATGGCCTTCAGGATATCGACAGCCTTCTCTGCTGCATGCCTGTATCCACTTGCAATGATAGTTGGGTGAACACCCTTGTCAATGAGTTCTTCTGCCTTTGTGAGAAGTTCACCTGTGAGTACTGCTGCGGATGTTGTACCGTCGCCAACCTCATCATCCTGTGTCTTTGAGACCTCGACCACCATCTTTGCTGCAGGGTGTTCAATGTCCATTTCCCTGAGAATGGTAGCACCGTCGTTAGTGATAACGATGTCTCCAAGTCCGTCAACGAGCATCTTGTCCATACCTTTTGGACCAAGTGTTGTCCTTACCGCTTTTGCCACTGCTTTCCCTGCAAGGATATTTATGCTCTGAGCATCCCTTGCACGAGATCTGTTCCTGTTCCCTAAAGCATATGAAGCCTGTCCTGCCAATTTGTAACCTCCTAGTAATAATGACGTTCTATAATAGATAGATATGATATTTTGTCAAATTAAGTACCTATTACTTGTACTGCTCAATCTAGATGAGAGCAGTTCTATATAAAGATAACTGATGAGATATCTGCATATATTCAAAAAATATTAAGGCAGGAGATGAAAGTCCCTCTCCTGGAAAATAGGGAGGAAAGTATCAAAAAGAGCGTTCAGACACCTTTACCATAACGCTCATAGAGCCTGTTCAGATGAAGACGCATCATAGAATTAACATAGGTTCTGTACCGGTCCTTATCAGGTATATCGAATATTGCTATACCACCTGCATTCCATGAGACCTTTGAAACTACCTCTTCCCTTTCCATATCATCCATCACATGCTTCAGAAGGGAAAGGTCGTCTACGGTCCCCCTCCAGTCACCCGCATGAACTGCCGGGGAAGATGTTCCGGAAACAAGCTCAAGCTGCTGAAGGAGGAATGTATACACCTGGAACAGATGGGAATCATCCTTTGTGAATTCTATCGAGCCTCTCTTTGCATCCTGATCCAATATCCTCAGGGCCAATGGAACATCTGAAGAACTGAAAGTATTGTCGTTCACCTTTTCGATATATAGCTTGATCTCACTCATATTCTCACACCCGGGACACATAACCCAATTAAATATAGACGTGAATGCACATAAGAATTACCCGGATGTTTAAAATGCAAAGAGAATAAGGATAAAGTACGAAAAGAAAAAGAAGGACGATGCACTTGCTGTGCACCGAAATATATTGTCAATATCAGAGTTTCTCAGCTATCTGAACAGCGTTCAAAGCTGCCCCTTTAAGCAACTGGTCACCGCAGACGAAGAACTCAAGACCGTGGTCGCCAAAGACAAGGTTCTGTCTTATCCTTCCAACTTCCACATCATATTTCTGTGTAGCTGTGATCGGCATTGGATAGACATTGTTCTCCAGGTCATCCTTCAGTTCCACGCCTTCTACTGAACCAAGGAGCTTCTTTGCATCATCAGGGTTAACAGGCTTCTCGGTCTCGATGATTATGCTCTCTGCATGTACCCTCATGGTAGGGATCCTTACACAGGTACAACTGATAGGCATATCAGGTTCACTGAATATCTTCCTTGTTTCCCATACGACCTTCATCTCCTCACGGGTGTAAGCGTTCTCCTGGAAACTGTCAATGTGCGGGATAGCATTGAAAGCGATCGGATAAGCGAATACCTTGTTGCCAACTTCCTTGCCATCAAGATAGTTCTGTGTCTCGGCTGCAAGTTCGCTCATACCTGCTGCCCCGGCTCCGCTGGTTGCCTGATAGGTGCTGATGAGTACCTTCTTCACACCGTATTCTTTGTGAAGCGCATACAGAGGGATAGCTGCAATGGCAGTTGTACAATTCGGATTGGCGATGAGCTTTGACTCACCAATAGCATCCGCATTGATCTCAGGAACGACAAGAGGTACATCATCATCGTACCTGAAGGCACTGCTGTTGTCAATTACGTAGCATCCTGCACTGGTGGCCTTCTCAGCGTTCTCCTTGCTCCATCCTCCACTGATAGCAAAGAATGCAATGTCAAGCTCGGAGTAATCTGCAAGGTCGGCATTCTCAATGGTGATCTCGCCGAATGGGGTCTCCATCTTCTTGCCTGCACTCCTCACTGATGCAAAGAGCCTTAATTGTTCCACTGGAAAGTTCCTGTTGTCCAATACTTCTATGATCTCCCTACCTACTGCACCGGTAGCACCCATGATTCCTACTTTGTAACTCATAATTATATCATCCGCCTGGTTGCCGGGTCCTGTTGAACCCCATAATATAAATGGATCTGTGATATACCGCAAGTTAAGCGTATTTCCTGCCAGTATCATATATATGGAATGATATGAAGATTATCCTCGGTCACGCCCTGAATTGAAAGAATTTACAGAAAATGGAGCTTCTGAAGGATCAGGGCAAAATATCTAAAGAAGAAGAAGAAGAAGAAGAAGAAGAAGAAGAAAAAGAAGACAAAGCCAGCAAAAACGGAAAAATAGTAGATGGCTGACGCTTTGTGTGAGGATAAGGTTGCCTATTGTAGCGCTTGTAGATATATATTGTAAGTTCGTATCGTTAGTATGATACCAGTGTCTGGATGCAGGCACTCTTCACGAAGTTGATCATATTGCATCTGAGCTCGAATTCCTGCTCAGTGAGCTCGTCTGTTTCCATATATCTGGAGAACATCTCCCTGAACTCGTCGAACTTCTTTGTGTCCTGTTCTTTCATAGATTCCCCTCGAATTCACAGTTAGTTTATATGCAGATAAATATCTGTTTTTATTATATAAAAGTATTCTGCCATGGATTTCTATATATCAATATAGAGTACGGGATCTATAGGAAAATTTACAGCATGCATAAGATATTCCTGCCCGGAACGATCGGATGCTTCAGAGGCATAAAAATAAAAAAGATGACAGGAGTCCCTCACTCACTGTCACCTGACATTATGCTGTATTCGAAATTATCAGTGTTCTCTGAGAGGATACTGAGTTCCCACTCCCCGATGACACCGGATGTTTCATAGACCTCGGTATAGGTCGTTGAATACTGCTGGTATGCAGAAGAACCGCCTGAATACAGTATAGGATCTTCATTTCCAGAGTTCACTGAACCTTTCTTCATCGAACCCACAAGTTCGAGTTCTACTTCCTTTCCGCCATTCTTCAGCACAAGACCGAAAGCTGGTTGCTGGTCTGCAGAGCCACCGGTGTAGCCTGCGCCTGAATACTCATACCGAGTAGCGGTCACCTCAATCCTAATAGGTGCATCGATAGTGGTGACAAACTCTGTAACAAATGGTTCGGATGGTTGCTCCCAAACATCAAGATATAGATAGACCTGATCTTCCCACTCATTCAGAGCAGGGTCATCTATTCCCAGATCAATTGATGGTGCATAACCTCCCTGAACACCTTCCGGTACTTTCAGATGAATTGTCACAGTTCCTGTTTCGCCTGCCCTTATCACAGAAGGTGCATCAATGGTGATAGAATCCTTCATGAATACATCATTGGAAGACACACTGCCATAATCATAGAATGACCTGGCAGCTGAGATAGCACTCCCAGAAAGCTCAGGACTGATGGAGATATCCTCATCACCTGTATTCACAAGGTTTATCTCATAATCGTATTCCTCACCGGCCTCGACCCTGTCATTAATGTAGTTGGTTGAGATCTCAACACTTGGCAGGATCCATACTTCCACGGAGAGTTCAAGGTAATTACCATAATAATAGGAGGATATTTTAGAGTCTATTTTGTAATCTACCCCATCATCACCTGCTTCATTACCCAGGACAGACCTGTCAAAGACGATATTGGCATTATAATATCCCAGCTCAGCATCTTCAGGGATCGATACCTCTACTGTGAATTCCTTTTTCTCATCAGTTCCCATGACCACATTAGAAGGTGTTACAGTGACCCATTCCTCTTCAAGGAAATTCTCTGTGTATGGCTGGATCACCATTACAGGGTCAATGGTAATTTCTTCATCGGCTCTGTTGCTGATCGTGACAGTGAAAGTGTCTGTTTCGCCAGGTTGCAGTTGAAGGTAGGAATATGCCGGTCTTATCTGAAGACTTCCATATCCCATGTCAGGAATACGGATGGCTTCGACCTCTTCCATAATAGGTTCTTCGACATACACTGCTGAGACCACTGCCCTGTTAGAGAACAGCGGTTCAATTAAAGGAGTTGCATCATCTGCCACTGCCCCTGTGATAAAGACAGCACTGACAAGCAGCAGCCCCAATGCAATATAGAGTGGAGTTCTTTTCATTGTAACATGCTTCCTATTTTGTTCTCAATTACCAGAATGGGACACACATATTAAAGAATTCTCTAAACTTCAAATTGGTTTGTAGCTAAGAATGCTGCAGCATGTCGATGATAAATAATGTACGAAGTGAATATACATTGAAAAAGAGAAAAGTGGGATGAGAATATCAGGACATCCGGGTAGCTTTATATGCAAAAAATAGCAGGTTAATAGTATGCAGGAAAAAAGATATCCTAAAGGCCACTTCATGGCAAGGGGAATGATAATGGGTCTTCCATTAGGTATTCCGATAGGGATCATATTAGAAATGATAGCCATAGGACCGGCAATCGGACTGGGCCTTGGAGTTGGTATCGGCGCATATCTCGAGAGGAGATATAATCCGGATCCATTGCCGATGACACCTGAAGAGGAAGCTCAGAGAAAGAAGGTCCTGATGGCACTTAGCGGAATATTCCTGCTTGGCATTATAATGTTCATTATTCTCCTGATGAGCACATAAGGTACCATCTTCATCCATTCAGGACCATTGCCATATTGCTCACCGTTGCGAAAAGTCCTATGCATGATACAGAGTAGCGTGTAATGTTCCAGTAGTAACGGTCCAAGTTCCTGTAAACATGATACATCAGGAATATGAACCCGATCTTCAGGGGAATTAGAGAGATAAAACCGTATATCCCGAATATCTGGGACAGGAAGGGATTACCTTCATAGAAATTGCCTGTTTTGAGTGCGTACAATGTTGTGAGAGTATCACCTACGACATAGAGTAGCAAGACGAGTTTGATATCTTTTACAAAAGACATTTTTTGATCACTTTCGTTTTGGTTATTTAATGAGTGTATCAACAAACAACCCTGCTGATCATGCATTTCAGTGCAATAGCCCTGATGTAACCCCATATCCTATATTCTCATCATGTGTATTAAATCTTTAGATATTATTTTATGAAGTTAAAATAATAATCGAATTGATATAATTCATCCAATAATTGTGAGAGTGGCTGTTTTAACGATGAACCCTACCATATCAGCTCTGAGAAAAATAAAAATGAAAAACAAAGAAGAATAGAGGATGAAAAAAAGAAAAGAAGAGACCTTCAGAAAGCGAAAGTCTGTCTGTTCAGATAATATTTAGCTCCGCGTGATGACCTTGTCTTCTTTTTCGCAGGAGAGTTCTTGTTTTTATTTTTAGCAGCATTCCCCTTACTTCCATTACTACCGGCTTTCTTCCTGCTCTGTATGTCGAACCTGACCTTCTTGATGGCAAGGTCCAGTGCAAGTCCCCTGAGCATCCAGCTCAGTGCCTGTGCCTGATGATGTTTGTGGCGGTCCTTTTTACCGGGGAATGCATCAACGACCATCCTCGTGGCTTTCTCACCTGCCATCTCCTGTAACTCGAATAAGGTCCTGTCCGAGAGTATGTCCTTTGATGAGATGTGAAGACGCTTATACATGGCATTGCCAGGGAATGGGGTTGAGTTCATGGAAGCGATAATCTTCCTCAGTTTCCCTGTTGCAGGAGAATTT containing:
- a CDS encoding energy-coupling factor transporter ATPase — protein: MISIKDLTYRYPDGTLAIDSLSVDIHEGEFVAITGKNGSGKSSLLRHMNGLLLPAGGSVVVNGMDTTDQSSLIDIRQMAGMVFQDPGSQFIGMTVEEDIAFGPENLGLPQQDIRDRVDRSLQAVGMQDHRYHTPRSLSGGQKQKVALASVLAMEPDIILFDEVTSMLDPCSRKDILSLIESLHEKGTTIVYVTHRFEELVHADRLIVMENGRIRHDGVPRDILSNADPEEFDFDLPPVIRLARKLRDSGFIPDDATSFPLSRDELREALCQLK
- a CDS encoding biotin transporter BioY, with translation MVDNINSQNDNIRKMVYASMFAAMIAVGAYIKIPVPISPVPITLQTFFILLAGAMLGARWGTISVIVYLLLGIAGLPVFSGGSSGLGMFFGPTGGYLIGFAVGALVIGYLCDRYGREKIHMNALFMFAGLAVIYLLGILQLMNVASLGLSEALALGLIPFIPGSILKLLAAAIITSRYSI
- the thsA gene encoding thermosome subunit alpha — translated: MAGQASYALGNRNRSRARDAQSINILAGKAVAKAVRTTLGPKGMDKMLVDGLGDIVITNDGATILREMDIEHPAAKMVVEVSKTQDDEVGDGTTSAAVLTGELLTKAEELIDKGVHPTIIASGYRHAAEKAVDILKAITIDVSTDDRETLMKLAKTALTGKAAGEYKDFLAEKTLDAVLSVVEESNGDLKVDVEDITIEKREGGSILDTELIKGLVIDKERVRPNMPKKVENAKILLASFAIEFQKIEKGAEIKITSPDQMNLFVEQEEKMVKEMVDKIVASGANVVFCQKGIDDLAQYYLEKAGIYACRRITKSDLKKISKATGATLFQDAADIRPEDLGEAEIVEEQELHGSKMTFFLGCKEQKTASLILHGGTSHIVDSLKRALNDALCVIGVALEDKKIVAGGGSPEIELALRLRDYAATLKGREQLAVAKFAEALEIIPQTLAENAGLDPIDKLIDLRAQHEQGNKNMGLDVYTGKVVDMYENNVLEPLRIKTQAINAATEATVMILRIDDVVAATGRGGAMPPGMPQPDMDM
- a CDS encoding aspartate-semialdehyde dehydrogenase, with protein sequence MSYKVGIMGATGAVGREIIEVLDNRNFPVEQLRLFASVRSAGKKMETPFGEITIENADLADYSELDIAFFAISGGWSKENAEKATSAGCYVIDNSSAFRYDDDVPLVVPEINADAIGESKLIANPNCTTAIAAIPLYALHKEYGVKKVLISTYQATSGAGAAGMSELAAETQNYLDGKEVGNKVFAYPIAFNAIPHIDSFQENAYTREEMKVVWETRKIFSEPDMPISCTCVRIPTMRVHAESIIIETEKPVNPDDAKKLLGSVEGVELKDDLENNVYPMPITATQKYDVEVGRIRQNLVFGDHGLEFFVCGDQLLKGAALNAVQIAEKL
- a CDS encoding DUF5658 family protein, producing the protein MSFVKDIKLVLLLYVVGDTLTTLYALKTGNFYEGNPFLSQIFGIYGFISLIPLKIGFIFLMYHVYRNLDRYYWNITRYSVSCIGLFATVSNMAMVLNG